The Halobacterium litoreum genome includes a region encoding these proteins:
- a CDS encoding type II toxin-antitoxin system RelE family toxin, with product MSNDGWSWELTPTAQDDLAALDPHEQDRILDKLDEIVDSPWRDPPDYGEPLQNSPRKKVRVGEFRLAVTFRQNEQRIVVARIKRRGGAYTADDD from the coding sequence ATGAGTAACGACGGGTGGTCGTGGGAACTGACACCGACAGCGCAAGACGACCTTGCCGCGCTCGACCCTCACGAACAAGACCGCATTCTCGACAAACTCGACGAAATCGTCGACTCGCCGTGGCGTGACCCACCCGACTATGGCGAACCTCTGCAGAACAGTCCACGCAAGAAAGTGCGTGTCGGGGAGTTCCGTCTCGCCGTGACGTTCCGCCAGAACGAACAACGCATCGTCGTTGCCCGAATCAAGCGTCGTGGTGGTGCGTACACCGCCGACGATGACTGA
- a CDS encoding Lrp/AsnC family transcriptional regulator — translation MTLEGLDELDRRIIHALQQDARGASSQTIADAAGVSASTVRNRIQRLEESGVVRGYHADVDYERAGYQLYTLVVCTAPVPRREELAAAALEVPGVVRVEEVMTGAENVHVFVVGRDSDDLSRIGRDLDELGLEVVDEDLIRSVHSGPFHGFDVDRPDES, via the coding sequence ATGACGCTGGAAGGCCTCGACGAGTTGGACCGGCGAATCATCCACGCGCTCCAGCAGGACGCCAGGGGCGCGTCCTCGCAGACCATCGCGGACGCGGCGGGCGTGTCCGCGAGCACGGTCCGGAACCGGATTCAGCGACTCGAAGAGAGCGGCGTCGTTCGCGGGTATCACGCGGACGTCGACTACGAGCGGGCGGGCTACCAGTTGTACACGCTCGTCGTCTGTACGGCGCCGGTGCCGCGGCGCGAGGAGTTGGCGGCGGCGGCCCTGGAGGTGCCCGGCGTCGTGCGCGTCGAGGAGGTGATGACCGGCGCGGAGAACGTCCACGTGTTCGTCGTCGGGCGGGACAGCGACGACCTCAGTCGCATCGGGCGGGACCTCGACGAACTCGGTCTGGAGGTCGTCGACGAGGACCTCATTCGGAGCGTCCACAGCGGCCCGTTCCACGGCTTCGACGTCGACCGACCGGACGAAAGTTGA
- the surE gene encoding 5'/3'-nucleotidase SurE, with protein MTDAPEILVTNDDGIDAPGIRALADGLADVGNVTVVAPADDKSATGRAMSREVRVEDHELGYAIEGTPSDCVVAGLEALGPYPDVVVAGVNEGANLGMYVLGRSGTVSAAVEAAFFGVPAIASSLFLTSEDFGEPTHPEDYETAVDATCYLVEHALDAGVFEHADYLNVNAPHPGADASGEMVVTRPSHGYDMGAERNGETVTLHDRMWDLMDAGEIPDPEGTDRRAVVDGHVSVSPLTAPHTTEHHDELDALAARF; from the coding sequence ATGACAGACGCGCCCGAGATTCTCGTCACCAACGACGACGGTATCGACGCGCCCGGCATCCGCGCGCTCGCGGACGGCCTCGCGGACGTCGGGAACGTCACCGTCGTCGCGCCCGCCGACGACAAGAGCGCGACCGGCCGCGCGATGTCCCGCGAGGTGCGCGTCGAGGACCACGAACTCGGGTACGCAATCGAGGGGACGCCCTCGGACTGCGTGGTCGCCGGCCTCGAAGCGCTCGGCCCCTACCCCGACGTGGTCGTCGCCGGCGTCAACGAGGGCGCGAACCTCGGGATGTACGTGCTCGGGCGCTCGGGCACCGTCAGCGCCGCCGTCGAAGCCGCGTTCTTCGGCGTGCCCGCAATCGCGTCCTCGCTGTTCCTCACCAGCGAGGACTTCGGCGAACCGACCCACCCAGAAGACTACGAGACAGCAGTCGACGCGACCTGCTACCTCGTCGAGCACGCCCTCGACGCCGGCGTCTTCGAGCACGCCGACTACCTGAACGTGAACGCGCCCCACCCCGGCGCCGACGCGTCCGGCGAGATGGTCGTCACGCGCCCCTCTCACGGCTACGACATGGGCGCCGAGCGCAACGGCGAGACGGTGACCCTCCACGACCGCATGTGGGACCTGATGGACGCCGGCGAGATTCCCGACCCCGAGGGCACCGACCGCAGGGCCGTCGTCGACGGCCACGTCTCTGTCTCCCCGCTCACCGCGCCCCACACCACCGAACACCACGACGAACTCGACGCGCTCGCCGCCCGGTTCTGA
- a CDS encoding amino acid permease codes for MKELERDLGLGAVFAISVGAMIGSGIFILPALALKMAGPSVIFAYLLAGLLVVPAALSKSEMATAMPEAGGTYIYIERGMGPVLGTIAGIGTWFSLSFKSALALVGGVPYLVLLFDLPVKPVALALAAFLVLVNLVGAKQTGRLQTVIVVAMLAALGWFVAGSAPQVQPANYQQFFAGGWEGLLAATGVVFVSYAGVTKVASVAEEVEEPGTNIPLGILGSLAFTTLLYVGIVAVMVGVTEAGAIAGSATPVAVAAEATLGDWGRYAVVAAALLALVSTANAGILSSSRYPFAMSRDKLAPPTFADVHDRFGTPTTAITLTGAVVLVLIAFLPILEIAKLASAFQILVFVLVNLAVVAFRNGAADYDPEFESPLYPWVQAFGALSGVALLTQMGVVAVAGAALITLGSIAWYFLYARPRIRREGAATDVLRRRLGRDVLSETEDAVAAADARSRPDEETAVLVALTRDADEDEERDLLALAADTVRPADGHVVVVRFDEVPDQTPLDHAAEVQSPADVRFEDQTAELAAEFDVPVEYGEIVSHDTKHAIVNYAEHRGVDAVVAEHERLRLRSRLLGDPIDWVVRHAGCDVLLVENRGYDEPQHVVLESDGGPYDPSTVALADTIAGESDGHVTLQFPLSGDQPEKRRETIRAYQDELAGVLSAPVRTHVPRADGGDPDAVDPDLVVRTGTLSRVRGGRDAYTPTAVDCTEVTVYPRESRRPGLVRRVAERLVF; via the coding sequence GTGAAGGAACTCGAACGCGACCTCGGTCTCGGCGCGGTGTTCGCCATCAGCGTCGGCGCGATGATCGGGAGCGGCATCTTCATCCTCCCCGCGCTCGCCCTGAAGATGGCGGGACCGTCAGTCATCTTCGCGTACCTGCTCGCCGGCCTGCTCGTCGTCCCCGCCGCGCTCTCGAAGTCCGAGATGGCGACCGCGATGCCGGAAGCCGGCGGCACTTACATCTACATCGAACGCGGCATGGGGCCCGTCCTCGGCACCATCGCCGGCATCGGCACGTGGTTCTCGCTGTCGTTCAAGAGCGCGCTCGCGCTCGTCGGCGGCGTCCCCTACCTCGTGTTGCTGTTCGACCTCCCGGTCAAACCCGTCGCGCTCGCGCTCGCGGCGTTCCTCGTCCTCGTCAATCTCGTCGGCGCGAAACAGACCGGGCGACTCCAGACCGTCATCGTCGTCGCGATGCTCGCCGCCCTCGGGTGGTTCGTCGCCGGCAGCGCGCCCCAAGTCCAGCCCGCGAACTACCAGCAGTTCTTCGCCGGCGGCTGGGAGGGACTGCTCGCCGCGACCGGCGTCGTGTTCGTCTCCTACGCGGGCGTCACGAAGGTCGCCAGCGTCGCCGAGGAGGTCGAAGAACCGGGGACGAACATCCCGCTGGGCATCCTCGGGTCGCTCGCGTTCACCACGCTCCTCTACGTCGGCATCGTCGCGGTCATGGTCGGCGTGACGGAAGCCGGCGCCATCGCCGGGTCCGCCACGCCCGTCGCCGTCGCCGCCGAAGCGACACTCGGCGACTGGGGGCGGTACGCCGTCGTCGCCGCGGCGCTCCTCGCGCTCGTCTCCACCGCGAACGCCGGCATCCTCTCCTCGTCGCGGTACCCGTTCGCGATGAGTCGGGACAAACTCGCGCCGCCGACGTTCGCCGACGTCCACGACCGCTTTGGCACCCCGACGACGGCCATCACGCTCACCGGCGCCGTCGTCCTCGTGCTCATCGCCTTCCTCCCCATCCTCGAAATCGCGAAACTCGCGAGCGCGTTCCAGATTCTCGTGTTCGTGCTCGTGAACCTCGCGGTCGTCGCGTTCCGGAACGGCGCCGCCGACTACGACCCCGAGTTCGAGTCGCCGCTCTACCCGTGGGTGCAGGCGTTCGGCGCGCTCTCCGGCGTCGCGCTCCTCACGCAGATGGGCGTCGTGGCTGTCGCCGGCGCCGCGCTCATCACGCTCGGGAGCATCGCGTGGTACTTCCTGTACGCCCGACCGCGAATCCGCCGGGAGGGCGCCGCGACGGACGTGCTCCGCCGCCGCCTCGGGCGCGACGTGCTCTCCGAGACCGAGGACGCCGTCGCCGCCGCCGACGCGCGCTCGCGACCCGACGAAGAAACCGCGGTCCTCGTCGCGCTCACGCGGGACGCCGACGAGGACGAGGAACGCGACCTGCTCGCGCTCGCCGCGGACACCGTCCGACCGGCCGACGGCCACGTCGTCGTCGTGCGGTTCGACGAAGTCCCCGACCAGACCCCACTCGACCACGCAGCGGAGGTTCAGTCCCCCGCCGACGTCCGGTTCGAGGACCAGACCGCGGAACTCGCCGCCGAGTTCGACGTCCCAGTCGAGTACGGCGAAATCGTCAGCCACGACACCAAACACGCCATCGTGAACTACGCCGAACACCGCGGCGTCGATGCCGTCGTCGCCGAACACGAGCGCCTGCGCCTCCGGTCGCGGCTGCTCGGCGACCCCATCGACTGGGTGGTGCGCCACGCCGGCTGTGACGTCCTGCTCGTGGAGAACCGCGGCTACGACGAACCGCAACACGTCGTCCTCGAGAGCGACGGCGGCCCCTACGACCCGTCGACGGTCGCGCTCGCCGACACCATCGCCGGCGAGTCGGACGGCCACGTCACCCTTCAGTTCCCGCTCTCGGGCGACCAGCCCGAGAAGCGCCGCGAGACCATCCGCGCCTACCAGGACGAACTCGCGGGCGTGCTGTCCGCGCCGGTCCGAACGCACGTCCCGCGCGCCGACGGTGGCGACCCCGACGCGGTCGACCCCGACCTCGTCGTCCGCACCGGTACGCTGAGTCGCGTCCGCGGCGGCCGCGACGCCTACACCCCGACCGCCGTCGACTGCACCGAGGTGACGGTCTATCCGAGGGAGAGCCGGCGGCCCGGGCTGGTGCGTCGCGTCGCCGAACGCCTCGTGTTCTGA
- a CDS encoding NAD-binding protein gives MTPTNANQTDSTATPTDAPTLVVGGGPAGRDAAARLATAGETVTHVDRAPPTDPPPGYDVRTVDSLDAADVRGLRLGDANAVVALGADDASTLLVAQHARIAGVDRVLALVTDPERRCAFDALDVETVDAASALGRAVADRW, from the coding sequence ATGACGCCGACCAACGCGAACCAGACCGACAGCACCGCGACGCCCACGGACGCCCCGACGCTCGTCGTCGGCGGCGGCCCCGCCGGCCGAGACGCCGCCGCGCGCCTCGCGACCGCCGGCGAAACCGTCACGCACGTCGACCGCGCGCCGCCGACCGACCCGCCACCCGGCTACGACGTCCGCACCGTCGACTCCCTCGACGCGGCCGACGTCCGCGGTCTCCGCCTCGGCGACGCGAACGCCGTGGTCGCGCTCGGCGCCGACGACGCCAGCACACTCCTCGTCGCCCAGCACGCCCGCATCGCCGGCGTCGACCGCGTCCTCGCGCTCGTCACCGACCCCGAGCGGCGCTGCGCGTTCGACGCCCTCGACGTCGAAACAGTCGACGCCGCGTCCGCACTCGGTCGCGCCGTCGCAGACCGGTGGTGA
- a CDS encoding PAS domain-containing protein encodes MSRAADRLADAGGARAWLVPALGVLLLGAAVAHFLGHAGPRADVAAATLLPAVALLGYGGWFWARRPRGARGDAVFAWAIGGAGLVLALDLWAILVDAYGATAAVDHIFIQHTTVGALGGAIAGTYSQRDRWRARSHVRLRRALDAAMDGIAVVDDDGTVSYANDAFADARGADGPGALVGEQWQAAYPDETRTRFAAVLAEFEAGDRDRWHGTVTARRIDGHTYPQDISVTALDDGGYVWVCRDVTGRAERDQRLRVLNRVLRHNVRNSLNVVLGRARRLTDRLGDDEDVESIEEAAEELLSVSEKARQLERSLDSEDAPTDPLADVVAQEAEHASEQYPDVAFDVTVDCETAVDRRLRLAVRELLESTAEHADGDAASVSIVARAEPPTVRVAADGSGIPEHERRALEGVEETSLEHGSGVGLWLVYWVVSHAGGDLDVRDDGTVVLRADAGKN; translated from the coding sequence ATGTCTCGGGCGGCAGACAGGCTCGCCGACGCCGGTGGCGCTCGCGCGTGGCTAGTGCCGGCGCTCGGCGTCCTCCTCCTCGGCGCGGCCGTCGCGCACTTCCTCGGGCACGCCGGCCCGCGGGCGGACGTCGCGGCGGCGACCCTGCTGCCGGCCGTCGCGTTGCTCGGGTACGGCGGCTGGTTCTGGGCGCGCCGGCCGCGGGGTGCCCGCGGCGACGCCGTGTTCGCGTGGGCCATCGGCGGCGCCGGCCTCGTGCTCGCGCTCGACCTGTGGGCGATACTCGTCGACGCGTACGGCGCGACGGCGGCGGTCGACCACATTTTCATCCAGCACACCACGGTCGGCGCGCTCGGCGGCGCCATCGCCGGAACGTACAGCCAGCGCGACCGGTGGCGGGCGCGCTCACACGTCCGCCTGCGGCGCGCGCTCGACGCCGCGATGGACGGCATCGCCGTGGTCGACGACGACGGTACCGTCTCGTACGCGAACGACGCGTTCGCCGACGCCCGCGGCGCCGACGGCCCCGGCGCGCTCGTCGGCGAGCAGTGGCAGGCGGCGTACCCCGACGAAACCCGGACCCGGTTCGCGGCCGTCCTCGCGGAGTTCGAGGCGGGCGACCGCGACCGATGGCATGGCACCGTGACAGCGCGCCGAATCGACGGCCACACCTACCCACAGGACATCTCCGTGACGGCGCTGGACGACGGCGGCTACGTGTGGGTGTGCCGGGACGTGACCGGGCGGGCGGAACGCGACCAGCGCCTGCGCGTGCTGAACCGCGTCCTCCGGCACAACGTCCGGAACTCGCTGAACGTCGTCCTCGGGCGCGCGCGGCGCCTCACCGACCGACTCGGGGACGACGAGGACGTCGAGAGCATCGAGGAGGCCGCCGAGGAACTGCTCTCGGTCAGCGAGAAAGCCCGGCAGTTGGAGCGCTCGCTCGACAGCGAGGACGCGCCGACGGACCCGCTCGCCGACGTCGTCGCACAGGAAGCCGAGCACGCGAGCGAGCAGTACCCGGACGTGGCCTTCGACGTCACCGTAGACTGCGAGACCGCCGTCGACCGCCGCCTCAGGCTCGCGGTCCGCGAACTACTCGAGAGCACCGCCGAACACGCCGACGGCGACGCCGCGAGCGTGTCAATCGTCGCTCGCGCCGAACCGCCGACGGTCCGCGTCGCGGCCGACGGGTCGGGCATCCCGGAGCACGAGCGGCGCGCGCTCGAAGGCGTCGAAGAGACGTCACTCGAACACGGCTCTGGCGTCGGCCTGTGGCTCGTCTACTGGGTGGTGTCGCACGCGGGCGGCGACCTCGACGTGCGCGACGACGGGACGGTCGTCCTCCGCGCGGACGCGGGAAAGAACTAA
- a CDS encoding small ribosomal subunit Rsm22 family protein: MPVDRDAILDSAKYLRGVRPLDPAELREYVASQPRAAVVRQVLREHAAELGIVERDDGTFVPASDDPVYPSFDGVDALPERYEHAVEDLLVREWGANWHRGDSGDHLRETIRRFKDDYYRRNPVAYDRDVALGYAVYHLAGYYAAIQYALADLARDGRISGNLRVLDLGAGVGGPALGLFDFLPEDALVEYHAVEPSEAADVFDRLLEEAPANVHAEIHRETAEDFEPDGEYDLVMACSVLSELDDPVSVVDRYLDSLADSGTFLALAPADKNTSTALREVEREVESRGATVYGPTPRLWPGDRPTDAGWSFDERPEIEAPAFQRRLAEVSERPSEFLHTEVRFSYAMLRTDGERSHDVELSGDRLLRLADADDWVGKRADAVFAKLSRNLADGDANPLFKVSDGSETEDCYAVLVRPTSLNRDLETADYGDLLSVESALVLWNDDEGAYNLVVDEETVVDRV, from the coding sequence ATGCCGGTCGATAGGGACGCGATTCTGGACAGCGCGAAGTACCTCCGGGGCGTGCGCCCGCTGGACCCCGCGGAACTCCGGGAGTACGTCGCCAGCCAGCCGCGGGCGGCGGTCGTCCGCCAGGTGCTCCGCGAGCACGCCGCCGAACTCGGCATCGTGGAGCGCGACGACGGCACGTTCGTGCCCGCGAGCGACGACCCGGTCTACCCGAGTTTCGACGGCGTGGACGCGCTCCCGGAGCGCTACGAGCACGCCGTGGAGGACCTGCTGGTGCGGGAGTGGGGCGCGAACTGGCATCGCGGCGACTCCGGCGACCACCTCCGCGAGACGATTCGGCGGTTCAAGGACGACTACTACCGGCGCAACCCCGTGGCGTACGACCGGGACGTGGCGCTCGGGTACGCGGTCTACCACCTCGCGGGCTACTACGCCGCGATTCAGTACGCGCTCGCGGACCTCGCTCGCGACGGCCGCATCTCGGGCAATCTGCGCGTGCTCGACCTCGGCGCTGGCGTCGGCGGGCCGGCCCTCGGGCTCTTCGACTTCCTGCCCGAGGACGCGCTCGTGGAGTACCACGCCGTCGAACCGAGCGAGGCGGCGGACGTCTTCGACCGCCTGCTGGAGGAGGCGCCCGCGAACGTCCACGCCGAGATTCACCGCGAGACCGCCGAGGACTTCGAACCAGACGGCGAGTACGACCTCGTGATGGCGTGTTCGGTGCTGAGCGAACTCGACGACCCGGTGTCGGTCGTGGACCGCTACCTCGACTCGCTCGCCGATAGTGGCACCTTCCTCGCGCTCGCGCCGGCCGACAAGAACACGAGCACGGCGCTCCGCGAGGTCGAACGCGAGGTCGAGTCTCGGGGCGCGACCGTCTACGGGCCGACGCCGCGTCTCTGGCCGGGCGACCGCCCGACAGACGCCGGGTGGTCGTTCGACGAGCGCCCGGAAATCGAGGCGCCCGCGTTCCAGCGCCGCCTCGCCGAAGTCAGCGAGCGGCCCTCGGAGTTCCTGCACACCGAGGTGCGGTTCTCGTACGCGATGCTCCGCACCGACGGCGAGCGAAGCCACGACGTGGAACTCTCCGGCGACCGCCTGCTCCGCCTCGCCGACGCCGACGACTGGGTGGGCAAGCGCGCCGACGCCGTGTTCGCGAAACTCTCCCGGAACCTCGCGGACGGCGACGCCAACCCCCTGTTCAAGGTCAGCGACGGCAGCGAGACCGAGGACTGTTACGCCGTGCTCGTCCGGCCGACGAGTCTGAACCGCGACCTCGAAACCGCCGACTACGGCGACCTGCTCTCCGTGGAGTCGGCGCTCGTGCTCTGGAACGACGACGAGGGAGCCTACAATCTGGTCGTCGACGAGGAGACGGTCGTCGACCGCGTGTAG
- a CDS encoding prephenate dehydrogenase/arogenate dehydrogenase family protein codes for MDVLVVGAGAVGRWFADVADAPVAFADVDADRAQRAAEDYDGRARAVDVDSDESFGLVAVAVPMGVAGDAIERHASKAQRAVVDFTGEMRGPLAAMAKAAPARERVSFHPLFAPEHAPGRVAVSSGAPGPGTDHVREWLEAAGNELVDVEPGEHDDAMATIQGRAHAAVLAFALAADDVPDELATPVYEDLRALADRVTGGNSRVYADIQDAFDGADDVARAAKRLADENEAFAEVYEDAGR; via the coding sequence ATGGACGTACTCGTGGTGGGCGCGGGCGCCGTCGGTCGCTGGTTCGCCGACGTGGCGGACGCGCCCGTGGCGTTCGCGGACGTGGACGCCGACCGGGCACAGCGCGCCGCCGAGGACTACGACGGGCGCGCTCGCGCGGTGGACGTGGACAGCGACGAGTCCTTCGGACTGGTCGCGGTGGCGGTGCCGATGGGGGTCGCGGGCGACGCCATCGAGCGCCACGCGTCGAAGGCCCAGCGCGCCGTCGTGGACTTCACGGGGGAGATGCGGGGGCCGCTGGCGGCGATGGCGAAAGCGGCGCCGGCACGCGAGCGCGTGAGTTTCCACCCGCTGTTCGCGCCGGAGCACGCGCCCGGACGGGTCGCGGTGAGTTCGGGCGCGCCCGGCCCCGGCACCGACCACGTCCGCGAGTGGCTGGAGGCGGCCGGCAACGAACTCGTGGACGTCGAGCCGGGCGAACACGACGACGCGATGGCGACGATTCAGGGGCGCGCGCACGCCGCCGTGCTGGCGTTCGCGCTCGCCGCCGACGACGTGCCCGACGAACTCGCGACGCCGGTGTACGAGGACTTGCGCGCGCTCGCCGACCGCGTGACCGGCGGGAACTCGCGCGTCTACGCCGACATCCAGGACGCGTTCGACGGCGCGGACGACGTGGCCCGAGCGGCGAAGCGACTCGCCGACGAGAACGAGGCGTTCGCGGAGGTGTACGAGGATGCCGGTCGATAG
- a CDS encoding carbonic anhydrase, with the protein MTVLADLLDGNAAHADAFDDRFDDVQDAQHPDAVTVCCSDSRVLQDEMWGNDDPGHVFTASNIGNRVLQRADGDEVVSGDVLYPIAHTGTETAVVVGHTGCGAVTATYDALTGDAGEEPPGITHCIDLLAPHLEPGVEALPEDADRDGAINRLVEYNVDRQVEFLRDSDDVPADVDVFGVVYDFQDVYGGKRGEVHVINANGERDPETLRDEHSDIAERVHRLWTY; encoded by the coding sequence ATGACCGTACTCGCCGACCTCCTCGACGGTAACGCCGCGCACGCCGACGCCTTCGACGACCGCTTCGACGACGTACAGGACGCCCAGCATCCGGACGCCGTCACGGTCTGCTGTTCGGACTCCCGCGTCCTCCAGGACGAGATGTGGGGGAACGACGACCCCGGCCACGTGTTCACCGCGAGCAACATCGGGAACCGCGTCCTCCAGCGCGCGGACGGCGACGAAGTGGTCTCCGGAGACGTGCTCTACCCCATCGCGCACACCGGCACCGAGACCGCCGTCGTCGTCGGGCACACCGGCTGTGGCGCCGTCACCGCGACCTACGACGCCCTCACCGGCGACGCGGGCGAGGAACCGCCGGGCATCACCCACTGCATCGACCTGCTCGCGCCCCACCTCGAACCCGGCGTCGAAGCGCTCCCCGAAGACGCGGACCGCGACGGCGCCATCAACCGCCTCGTCGAGTACAACGTCGACCGGCAGGTCGAGTTCCTCCGCGACAGCGACGACGTCCCCGCGGACGTCGACGTCTTCGGCGTCGTCTACGACTTCCAGGACGTCTACGGCGGCAAACGCGGCGAAGTCCACGTAATCAACGCGAACGGCGAACGTGACCCCGAGACGCTCCGCGACGAGCACTCGGACATCGCCGAGCGCGTCCACCGCCTCTGGACGTACTGA
- a CDS encoding ribbon-helix-helix domain-containing protein, giving the protein MSGAATGNNGDDEIVTVNFKVTQSFLDEIDDTWQGRGFNSRSEFIRYTLRDATEFPTFDRDELVALLQAEEDIREERTMSAEEAREQFGTDGDE; this is encoded by the coding sequence ATGTCTGGAGCAGCCACGGGAAACAACGGCGACGACGAGATAGTCACGGTGAACTTCAAAGTCACCCAGTCGTTCCTCGACGAGATAGACGACACGTGGCAGGGGCGCGGCTTCAACAGTCGGAGCGAGTTCATCCGGTACACGCTGCGCGACGCGACCGAATTCCCGACGTTCGACCGCGACGAGCTCGTCGCGCTCCTCCAAGCAGAAGAGGACATCCGTGAGGAGCGAACGATGAGTGCGGAGGAGGCCCGCGAGCAGTTCGGAACCGACGGCGATGAGTAA